One window from the genome of Hyphomonas neptunium ATCC 15444 encodes:
- a CDS encoding glycosyltransferase family 4 protein — protein sequence MHDQAQNSSSIKDSAAPEEARCLKVMVYRDRYPTAFMTPRISRHEMVRTRFIPFNKLHSNWDGFTVTPPFQENDLVHAWNRIPFGARRFICSFESSLPRGYGFPKSSLLLKVMQGAIESKHCRRLVAMSHYARRKFEFKHQHRESFPELKSKLMVRHPNVFLSDKPDALADDDCKTLTVTFVGSHFGRKGGAACVRAAELALERGLPIRFNIVSSLVAGESVWFDTTVPGFFDPYFRLLDLPNVNHINSLGNDSVRVLMRASHFTLLPTLGDTFGYSMIESMAEHTPVIATNICAVPEVVMDGFNGCLLNLDKTPRGDWNSLGYEARGTEAYATQYRDATEDVAQQLVAKLAELVGQPETIHRMRRNARLTAEQMFSASSQSPLWDDLYDRVAAEDLNSRPFADPAIDISSPESPAHLLGDAAR from the coding sequence ATGCACGACCAGGCACAGAACAGTTCAAGCATCAAGGACTCCGCCGCCCCGGAAGAGGCGCGGTGCCTGAAAGTCATGGTGTATCGTGATCGCTATCCAACGGCGTTCATGACGCCGAGAATTTCGCGTCACGAGATGGTTCGCACGCGGTTCATTCCCTTCAACAAACTCCACTCCAACTGGGACGGGTTCACGGTCACTCCGCCCTTCCAGGAGAATGATCTCGTTCATGCCTGGAACCGCATTCCCTTTGGCGCCCGCCGCTTCATCTGCTCCTTTGAAAGCTCCCTGCCGCGCGGCTATGGCTTTCCCAAGTCGAGCCTCCTGCTGAAGGTCATGCAGGGCGCCATCGAGAGCAAACACTGCCGGCGCCTGGTTGCGATGTCGCATTATGCCCGCCGCAAGTTCGAGTTCAAACACCAGCACCGCGAGAGCTTCCCGGAGCTGAAATCCAAACTCATGGTGCGCCACCCCAACGTGTTCCTGAGCGACAAGCCCGACGCGCTGGCCGATGACGATTGCAAGACCCTGACGGTCACGTTCGTCGGCTCACATTTCGGCCGCAAGGGCGGCGCCGCCTGCGTGCGCGCCGCTGAGCTGGCGCTGGAGCGCGGCCTGCCGATCCGGTTCAACATTGTTTCTTCGCTGGTTGCGGGGGAAAGCGTCTGGTTCGATACGACCGTACCCGGATTTTTCGACCCATATTTCCGCCTGCTCGACCTGCCCAATGTCAACCACATCAACAGCCTCGGAAATGACAGCGTCCGCGTCCTCATGCGCGCCTCCCATTTCACCCTGCTGCCAACGCTGGGCGACACATTCGGCTACTCCATGATCGAGTCGATGGCCGAGCATACGCCCGTCATCGCCACGAACATCTGCGCAGTGCCCGAAGTGGTGATGGACGGCTTCAATGGCTGCCTGCTCAATCTCGACAAGACCCCGCGCGGAGACTGGAACTCGCTCGGCTATGAAGCGCGCGGCACCGAAGCCTATGCCACCCAGTACCGCGACGCGACCGAAGACGTCGCCCAGCAGCTCGTCGCCAAGCTGGCAGAGCTGGTCGGCCAGCCGGAAACCATCCACCGCATGCGCCGCAACGCCCGCCTCACGGCCGAACAGATGTTCTCCGCCTCCAGCCAGAGCCCGCTCTGGGACGATCTCTATGACCGCGTTGCCGCAGAAGACCTGAACTCCCGGCCCTTTGCAGACCCCGCAATCGACATCTCTTCCCCCGAAAGCCCCGCCCACCTCCTCGGCGACGCTGCAAGATAA